From Diospyros lotus cultivar Yz01 chromosome 4, ASM1463336v1, whole genome shotgun sequence, a single genomic window includes:
- the LOC127799520 gene encoding calmodulin-interacting protein 111-like isoform X2 has product MKDTLSSLGLRPTKGVLLHGPPGTGKTALIQNIARDTGVNLFTVNGPKIISQYYGESKQALVEVFNSARRATLGVVFIDELDAIAPARRDGGEELSQRMVATLLNLMDGICRTDNLLVIAATNRPDSIEPALRRPGRLDREIEIGDQKSKFLISSSSYKKMIIFCLTLHVIVQSLWHEVDF; this is encoded by the exons ATGAAAGACACTTTGTCAAG TCTGGGTTTGCGGCCTACAAAAGGAGTGCTTCTTCATGGGCCACCTGGCACAGGAAAGACTGCTTTGATTCAAAATATTGCACGTGATACTGGTGTCAACCTTTTTACTGTGAATGGACCCAAAATTATTAGTCAATATTATGGAGAAAGCAAGCAGGCTTTGGTTGAGGTCTTCAATTCAGCTAGACGAGCAACACTAGGAGTG GTATTCATCGATGAGTTGGATGCTATTGCCCCTGCACGTAGGGATGGAGGTGAAGAGCTGTCTCAGAGAATGGTTGCAACTTTACTGAATTTGATGGATGGAATTTGCAGGACTGATAACCTACTTGTCATtgctgcaacaaacaggcctGATAGCATTGAGCCTGCACTCCGACGGCCTGGTAGACTTGACAGGGAGATTGAAATAGGTGATCAGAAATCTAAGTTCCTTATTTCCTCAAGCTCTTacaaaaaaatgattattttctgCTTGACACTCCATGTTATTGTTCAGTCTTTATGGCATGAGGTTGATTTTTAA
- the LOC127799520 gene encoding calmodulin-interacting protein 111-like isoform X1: MICNLFCLVLCVDYLCNCSSLGLRPTKGVLLHGPPGTGKTALIQNIARDTGVNLFTVNGPKIISQYYGESKQALVEVFNSARRATLGVVFIDELDAIAPARRDGGEELSQRMVATLLNLMDGICRTDNLLVIAATNRPDSIEPALRRPGRLDREIEIGDQKSKFLISSSSYKKMIIFCLTLHVIVQSLWHEVDF, translated from the exons ATGATATGCAATCTTTTTTGCTTAGTTTTGTGTGTTgattatttatgtaattgttCTAGTCTGGGTTTGCGGCCTACAAAAGGAGTGCTTCTTCATGGGCCACCTGGCACAGGAAAGACTGCTTTGATTCAAAATATTGCACGTGATACTGGTGTCAACCTTTTTACTGTGAATGGACCCAAAATTATTAGTCAATATTATGGAGAAAGCAAGCAGGCTTTGGTTGAGGTCTTCAATTCAGCTAGACGAGCAACACTAGGAGTG GTATTCATCGATGAGTTGGATGCTATTGCCCCTGCACGTAGGGATGGAGGTGAAGAGCTGTCTCAGAGAATGGTTGCAACTTTACTGAATTTGATGGATGGAATTTGCAGGACTGATAACCTACTTGTCATtgctgcaacaaacaggcctGATAGCATTGAGCCTGCACTCCGACGGCCTGGTAGACTTGACAGGGAGATTGAAATAGGTGATCAGAAATCTAAGTTCCTTATTTCCTCAAGCTCTTacaaaaaaatgattattttctgCTTGACACTCCATGTTATTGTTCAGTCTTTATGGCATGAGGTTGATTTTTAA